The stretch of DNA AAGAACTCCGAAGTAATTGGCTTATCAACCGTAACGAAATACTCTTTTTCATGTTTATTTTCTGCACGCAGTATTTCATTAACGATATCACCATCATTTGTGAGAAGGATTAGCCCATCGGAATCCTTGTCAAGTCTTCCGATGTTAAAAATTCGTAGTGGGTGGTTGACTAAATCAATGATATTTCCTTTAATATGTTTCTCGGTTGTACTTGTGATCCCCACCGGCTTATTTAGGGCAATGTAGACATAATTTTTGGCTACTCTGATGGTTTCACCATTTACACGAACCACATCACCAGGCTCGACTTGACTGCCAACCTTAGCAATCTTCCCGTTAATGGTAACTCTTCCTTCTTCTATCCATTTATCCGCTCCGCGCCTTGATGTTTTTCCAGACTCAGAGATAAATTTATTTAATCGCAGGTTAAACACATCCTTAATGGCTTGAATTATGTTCTTAGAATACTTAACCCAAAGCTTAATTTCAAGGTTAAGTTGATTTAATGTTTACCATTTCCAACTTTTTTTCGCATCTGTTATAAAGTTCGAAGAGGGGAAAAAGGTTTCTCTAGACCCACTAGTTGTTTTTGTTCAATAATATAAATAGAGAAGAAGAGGGTGATAAAAATGATAGAAGAACAAGGTTTTTTGGATTTAAAAAGAGGAGAGCGCGGAGCCATAATAAGTATTATTGCTTATATTTGCTTGTCCGCATTAAAACTAGCCGTAGGATTTACAGCAAATTCGGCAGCATTGAAAGCAGACGGCTTGAATAATGTAACCGATATTGTTGCTTCGGTTGCTGTTCTTATTGGTCTTAAATTATCGCAAAGGCCGGCAGATGACGACCACCCTTATGGGCACTGGAAAGCAGAAACGGTTGCTTCAATGGTTGCGTCCTTTATTATGATGGCAGTGGGTCTGAAAGTTGCATACGATGCTATTTTTAGTATTTTTTATGCACAAAATGAATCTCCTGATGTAATCTCCGCCTGGACGGGACTATTTTGTGCATTCATTATGTACCTTGTTTATCGCTATAATAAAAAACTGGCAAAAGAAATAAACAGCCAATCTGTTATGGCTGCAGCAAAGGATAATCTATCTGATGCATGGGTAAGTGTGGGTACGTTCGTTGGGATTATCGGTTCACAGTTTGGTCTGCCGTGGCTGGATCCTTTAGCAGCAGTACTAGTAGGATTCCTCATTTGCAAAACTGCCTGGGATATTTTTAAGGAAGCGTCCCTCTATTTAACAGATGGATTTGATGAAAAGGAAATAGAAATATATAAACAGACTATTCATCAGTGTCAGGGAGTTAAAGGGGTGAAGGAAATAAAAGCGAGGAATTATGGAAATAACGTAGTTGTTGATGTTGTTATCCTCGTTAATTCCACTTTAGATGTAAAGAGCGCACATGATATTGCTACAAAAGTAGAAGATGAATTAATTGCAAAACATCAAGTTTATGACGTACATGTACATGTTGAACCTAAATAAAAACCATACATATGGAAAACAAAAAAGGAAGGAGTTTTTATGCTCCATTCCTTTTTGTTTTCTACTCAATCTATTTATTCTTCTTCGGCTTGCTCCAACTGTTGAAAGAAAACGGTGGTGATTTCGTTGAGTTGGTCTAGCTCTTTTTGCCAGATTAAAGCTGGGTTGTTTTGTAATGTTTGTATGGCACTTTCGATTAGGAATTTTCTTGGTGCTCTGGTATGCAAGATTTCTTCTTGAATGAA from Neobacillus sp. CF12 encodes:
- the rluF gene encoding 23S rRNA pseudouridine(2604) synthase RluF — encoded protein: MFNLRLNKFISESGKTSRRGADKWIEEGRVTINGKIAKVGSQVEPGDVVRVNGETIRVAKNYVYIALNKPVGITSTTEKHIKGNIIDLVNHPLRIFNIGRLDKDSDGLILLTNDGDIVNEILRAENKHEKEYFVTVDKPITSEFLKKMSEGVRILDTKTLPCKVEQLSKFVFKIILTQGLNRQIRRMCSALGFSVVRLQRIRIMNIHLGNLPIGQWRDLTKKEKNQLFSDLNYEPKEW
- a CDS encoding cation diffusion facilitator family transporter, which produces MEEQGFLDLKRGERGAIISIIAYICLSALKLAVGFTANSAALKADGLNNVTDIVASVAVLIGLKLSQRPADDDHPYGHWKAETVASMVASFIMMAVGLKVAYDAIFSIFYAQNESPDVISAWTGLFCAFIMYLVYRYNKKLAKEINSQSVMAAAKDNLSDAWVSVGTFVGIIGSQFGLPWLDPLAAVLVGFLICKTAWDIFKEASLYLTDGFDEKEIEIYKQTIHQCQGVKGVKEIKARNYGNNVVVDVVILVNSTLDVKSAHDIATKVEDELIAKHQVYDVHVHVEPK